From a region of the Bradyrhizobium manausense genome:
- a CDS encoding cold-shock protein: MSMGTVKWFNATKGFGFIQPDDGGQDVFVHISAVERAGLGSLREGQKISYEIVADRRSGKSAADNLRDAG; the protein is encoded by the coding sequence ATGAGCATGGGAACCGTGAAGTGGTTTAACGCGACCAAGGGCTTCGGCTTCATCCAGCCCGACGACGGCGGCCAGGACGTTTTCGTTCACATCAGCGCCGTCGAGCGTGCCGGCCTCGGCTCGCTGCGCGAAGGCCAGAAGATCTCCTACGAGATCGTTGCCGATCGCCGCTCCGGCAAGTCGGCTGCCGACAATCTCCGCGACGCAGGCTGA